In Vicugna pacos chromosome 10, VicPac4, whole genome shotgun sequence, the following proteins share a genomic window:
- the LOC102542690 gene encoding olfactory receptor 10A6: MKRQNQSSVVEFILLGFSNFPELQQQLFGIFLIIYLVTLIGNAIIIVIISLEQSLHVPMYLFLLNLSVVDVSISAVIMPEMLVVLATEKTSISFVSCFAQMYFVLFFGGTECFLLGAMAYDRFAAICCPLSYPVIMNKKVFMKLVICSWGLGFTLGTVQTSWVSSFPFCGPNEINHISCETPAVLELACADTFMFEIYAFTGTVLIIMVPFLLILLSYTQILFAILKMKSTTGRQKAFSTCASHLTSVTLFYGTASMTYLQPKSGYSPETKKLMSLSYSLLTPLLNPLIYSLRNSEMKRALVKLWRRKVDLHTL, from the coding sequence atgaaaaggcaaaatcAAAGCTCTGTGGTTGAGTTCATCCTCCTTGGCTTTTCTAACTTTCCAGAACTCCAACAGCAGCTCTTTGGGATTTTCTTGATTATTTATCTGGTGACCCTGATAGGAAATGCCATCATTATAGTCATCATCTCCCTGGAACAGAGCCTCCACGTTCCCATGTATCTGTTTCTCCTGAACTTGTCTGTGGTTGATGTGAGTATCAGCGCGGTCATTATGCCTGAAATGCTGGTGGTCCTCGCCACTGAAAAAACTTCAATTTCATTTGTGAGCTGTTTTGCACAgatgtattttgttcttttttttggtggaacTGAATGTTTTCTCCTGGGGGCAATGGCTTATGACCGATTTGCTGCAATCTGCTGTCCTCTGAGCTACCCAGTGATTATGAACAAAAAGGTTTTCATGAAATTGGTTATATGCTCATGGGGCTTAGGTTTCACATTAGGTACTGTGCAAACATCATGGGTGTCTAGTTTTCCCTTTTGTGGCCCCAATGAAATTAATCATATCTCTTGTGAAACCCCTGCAGTGCTAGAGCTTGCCTGTGCAGACACCTTTATGTTTGAAATCTACGCATTCACTGGCACCGTTTTGATTATCATGGTTCCTTTCTTATTGATACTCTTGTCTTACACTCAAATCCTCTTTGCCATCCTGAAGATGAAATCAACCACTGGGAGGCAAAAAGCCTTTTCCACCTGTGCCTCCCATCTCACCTCTGTCACCCTCTTCTATGGCACGGCCAGTATGACTTACTTACAACCCAAATCTGGCTACTCCCCagaaaccaagaagctgatgtcattGTCTTACTCACTTCTCACACCTCTGCTGAATCCACTGATCTACAGTTTGCGAAACAGTGAGATGAAAAGAGCTTTGGTGAAATTATGGCGAAGAAAAGTGGATTTACACACACTCTGA
- the OR10A3 gene encoding olfactory receptor 10A3 has translation MKRQNQSSVVEFILLGFSDFPELQGQLFGVFLVVYLVTLMGNAIIIVVISLEQSLHVPMYLFLLNLSVVDVSFSAVIMPEMLVVLATEKTSISFVSCFAQMYFVLFFGGTECFLLGAMAYDRFAAICCPLSYPVIMNKKVFMKLVIFSWVSGIMVATMQTSWVFSFPFCGPNEINHLFCETPPVLELACADTFMFEIYAFTGTILIIMVPFLLILLSYTRILFAILKMPLTTGRQKAFSTCASHLTSVTLFYGTASMTYLQPKSGYSPETKKLMSLAYTLLTPLLNPLIYSLRNSEMKRALVKLWRRKVDLHTLWLC, from the coding sequence atgaaaaggcaaaaccaAAGCTCTGTGGTTGAGTTCATCCTCTTGGGCTTTTCTGACTTTCCTGAACTCCAGGGGCAGCTCTTCGGGGTGTTCCTGGTTGTTTACTTGGTGACCCTGATGGGAAATGCCATCATTATAGTCGTCATCTCCCTGGAACAGAGCCTCCACGTTCCCATGTACTTGTTTCTCCTGAACTTGTCTGTGGTTGATGTCAGTTTCAGTGCAGTCATTATGCCTGAAATGCTGGTGGTCCTCGCCACTGAAAAAACTTCAATTTCATTTGTGAGCTGTTTTGCACAgatgtattttgttcttttttttggtgggactGAATGTTTTCTCCTGGGGGCAATGGCTTATGACCGATTTGCTGCAATCTGCTGTCCTCTGAGCTACCCAGTGATTATGAACAAAAAGGTTTTCATGAAATTAGTGATATTCTCATGGGTCTCAGGGATCATGGTGGCTACTATGCAGACCTCGTGGGTTTTTAGTTTTCCCTTTTGTGGCCCCAATGAAATTAATCATCTCTTCTGTGAGACTCCCCCAGTGCTAGAGCTTGCATGTGCAGACACCTTTATGTTTGAAATCTACGCATTCACTGGCACCATTTTGATCATTATGGTTCCTTTCCTGTTGATACTCTTGTCTTACACTCGAATCCTCTTTGCCATCCTGAAGATGCCATTGACAACCGGAAGGCAAAAAGCCTTTTCCACCTGTGCCTCCCATCTCACCTCTGTCACCCTCTTCTATGGCACGGCCAGTATGACTTACTTACAACCCAAATCTGGCTACTCCCCagaaaccaagaagctgatgtcttTGGCTTACACGTTGCTCACACCTCTGCTGAATCCACTGATCTACAGTTTGCGAAACAGTGAGATGAAAAGAGCTTTGGTGAAATTATGGCGAAGAAAAGTGGATTTACACACACTCTGGCTGTGCTGA